A genome region from Pseudorca crassidens isolate mPseCra1 chromosome 20, mPseCra1.hap1, whole genome shotgun sequence includes the following:
- the PLEKHA4 gene encoding pleckstrin homology domain-containing family A member 4 isoform X6 — MGSWHPLMEEGRPRSSLSLASSASTISSLGSLSTKKSTRADSSGLRLWKRRWFVLSGHCLFYYKDSREESVLGSVLLPSYSIRPDGPGAPRGRRFTFTAEHPGMRTYVLAADTLEDLRGWLRALGRASRAEGDDCGQPRSSARPQTGEGPGGPGGPPEVSRGEEGRGSESPEVARLSRGRGRLLTPSPMADLQSGPRIRRTRSPDLFTPFSRPPPPLSLPRPRSAPARRPPPSSGDTAPSARPHTPLSRIDVRPPLDWAPQRQTLSRPPTPRRGPSSEAGGGRDPRSPQHWSQEARTPYSSQAPSGSSTYLQLPPRPPGTQASMVLLPGPPLDSTFHQSLETDTLLTKLCGQDRLLRRLQEEIDQKQEEKEQLEAALELTRQQLGQTTREAAAPGRAWGRQRLLQDRLVSVRAALCHLTQVNIWEGAYLQGDPRILQERERVWDTYNSLEQELSTLRETLEYLLHLGSPQDRASAQQQLWMVEDTLAGLGGPQKPPHHTDPDSPSPALQGKESSERENLPESLELSLPRSPEADWGRPPGGDRELASPRSGLGSPRVSRASSPEGRRPPSPQPGTKVPLARPRMSAQEQLERMRRHQEYGRPLPRPASPRLLTLGRTLSPAGRQPDAEQKPVLGHSGAQKWLRSSGSWSSPRNTTPYLPTSEGHRERVLSLSQALATEASQWHRMMTGGNLESRGDPLPPAPPPPSEPPPQVSSPPRSPPAANSRSLGFSRRGSGRGAGPASWEPTWDSGIAPPALTQDEGAWPLRVTLLQSSF; from the exons ATGGGAAGCTGGCAT cCCTTGATGGAGGAAGGCAGACCTCGGAGCAGCCTCAGCCTGGCCAGCAGCGCCTCTACCATCTCCTCGCTTGGCAGCCTGAGCACCAAG AAGTCCACCCGGGCG GACAGCTCCGGGCTCCGGCTCTGGAAACGCCGCTGGTTCGTCCTCTCTGGCCATTGCCTCTTCTATTACAAGG ACAGCCGCGAGGAGAGCGTCCTGGGAAGCGTCCTGCTCCCCAGCTACAGTATCAGGCCAGATGGTCCAGGAGCCCCCCGAGGGCGGCGCTTCACCTTCACC GCGGAGCACCCGGGCATGAGGACCTACGTTCTGGCGGCTGACACACTAGAAGACCTGAGGGGCTGGCTACGGGCACTGGGGCGGGCCTCCCGCGCGGAGGGGGACGATTG TGGGCAACCCAGGTCATCTGCACGTCCCCAGACTGGGGAGGGCCCTGGCGGCCCCGGTGGTCCCCCAGAGGtgagcagaggggaagaggggcGCGGCTCAGAATCACCGGAGGTGGCTCGTCTCTCCAGAGGTCGTGGCCGGCTgctcacccccagccccatggCTGACCTCCAATCTGGACCCCGAATTCGGAGGACAAGGAGCCCAGA CCTGTTCACACCCTTCTCTCGCCCTCCCCCCCCTCTGAGCCTCCCCCGGCCCCGTTCTGCTCCTGCACGCagaccccctccctcctctggagACACAGCACCTTCTGCCAGACCCCATACCCCCTTGAGTCGCATCGATGTCCGGCCTCCCCTGGATTGGGCCCCCCAGCGCCAGACACTCTCCAGGCCCCCCACTCCCCGACGAGGACCCTCCTCCgaggctgggggaggaagggacCCCAGGAGTCCCCAGCACTGGAGTCAGGAGGCCAGAACACCG TATTCCTCCCAGGCCCCCTCTGGTTCCTCCACATATCTCCAGCTCCCTCCAAGGCCTCCCGGGACCCAGGCTTCCATGGTTTTATTG cCGGGTCCCCCTCTAGACTCAACCTTCCACCAAAGCTTGGAGACAGAT ACTCTGTTGACCAAGTTGTGTGGGCAGGACCGGCTCCTGAGGAGGCTGCAGGAGGAGATAGATCAGAAGCAGGAGGAGAAG GAGCAGCTAGAAGCAGCCCTGGAATTGACTCGACAGCAGCTGGGCCAAACAACCAGGGAGGCTGCAGCTCCTGGGAGGGCTTGGGGGCGCCAGCGCCTCCTGCAGGACCGACTAGTCAGTGTGAGGGCCGCTCTTTGTCACCTGACCCAGGTGAACATCTGGGAAGGGGCATACCTCCAAGGAGACCCCAGGATTCTACAG GAGCGAGAGCGGGTTTGGGACACGTACAACAGCCTGGAACAGGAGCTGAGCACCTTGAGAGAGACCCTTGAGTACCTGCTGCACCTCGGGTCCCCCCAG gaCAGAGCATCTGCTCAACAACAGCTGTGGATGGTGGAAGACACACTGGCAGGTCTGGGGGGCCCCCAGAAACCACCCCACCACACTGACCCTGACTCCCCATCCCCTGCACTCCAAGGCAAGGAGTCCTCAGAGAGGGAG AACCTGCCTGAGTCCTTGGAACTGAGCCTACCCCGGTCCCCTGAGGCTGACTGGGGGCGGCCCCCAGGGGGCGACAGAGAGCTTGCCAGCCCTCGGTCAG GTCTTGGATCTCCAAGGGTCTCCCGGGCTTCCAGCCCTGAGGGTCGCCGCCCCCCTTCCCCACAGCCAGGAACCAAG GTCCCTCTGGCCCGGCCCCGGATGAGTGCTCAGGAGCAACTGGAGAGAATGCGCAGACACCAGGAGTACGGTCGGCCTCTCCCTCGCCCAGCCTCCCCCCGGCTCCTCACTCTGGGGAGGACACTGTCCCCAGCCGGACGCCAGCCTGACGCAGAACAAAAA CCTGTCTTGGGACACTCAGGAGCCCAGAAATGGCTTAGAAGCTCGGGGTCCTGGAGCAG TCCAAGGAACACCACCCCTTATTTGCCGACATCCGAAGGGCACCGGGAGCGAGTTCTCAGCCTCTCTCAAGCCCTGGCCACTGAGGCGTCGCAGTGGCACAGAATGATGACAG GTGGAAATTTGGAGTCTCGAGGAGaccctcttcccccagccccgccGCCTCCGTCAGAGCCCCCGCCCCAGGTGTCCTCCCCCCCAAGATCTCCTCCAGCTGCCAATTCCCGCTCCTTGGGGTTCTCCCGCAGAGGTAGTGGGCGCGGCGCAGGCCCCGCCTCCTGGGAGCCGACGTGGGATTCCGGGATCGCCCCTCCCGCCCTAACCCAAGACGAGGGGGCGTGGCCTCTTCGAGTCACTCTGCTGCAGTCTAGCTTCTGA
- the PLEKHA4 gene encoding pleckstrin homology domain-containing family A member 4 isoform X1, with translation MGSWHPLMEEGRPRSSLSLASSASTISSLGSLSTKKSTRAVSKVHAFGKRGNALRRDPNLPVHIRGWLHKQDSSGLRLWKRRWFVLSGHCLFYYKDSREESVLGSVLLPSYSIRPDGPGAPRGRRFTFTAEHPGMRTYVLAADTLEDLRGWLRALGRASRAEGDDCGQPRSSARPQTGEGPGGPGGPPEVSRGEEGRGSESPEVARLSRGRGRLLTPSPMADLQSGPRIRRTRSPDLFTPFSRPPPPLSLPRPRSAPARRPPPSSGDTAPSARPHTPLSRIDVRPPLDWAPQRQTLSRPPTPRRGPSSEAGGGRDPRSPQHWSQEARTPYSSQAPSGSSTYLQLPPRPPGTQASMVLLPGPPLDSTFHQSLETDTLLTKLCGQDRLLRRLQEEIDQKQEEKEQLEAALELTRQQLGQTTREAAAPGRAWGRQRLLQDRLVSVRAALCHLTQVNIWEGAYLQGDPRILQERERVWDTYNSLEQELSTLRETLEYLLHLGSPQDRASAQQQLWMVEDTLAGLGGPQKPPHHTDPDSPSPALQGKESSERENLPESLELSLPRSPEADWGRPPGGDRELASPRSGLGSPRVSRASSPEGRRPPSPQPGTKVPLARPRMSAQEQLERMRRHQEYGRPLPRPASPRLLTLGRTLSPAGRQPDAEQKPVLGHSGAQKWLRSSGSWSSPRNTTPYLPTSEGHRERVLSLSQALATEASQWHRMMTGGNLESRGDPLPPAPPPPSEPPPQVSSPPRSPPAANSRSLGFSRRGSGRGAGPASWEPTWDSGIAPPALTQDEGAWPLRVTLLQSSF, from the exons ATGGGAAGCTGGCAT cCCTTGATGGAGGAAGGCAGACCTCGGAGCAGCCTCAGCCTGGCCAGCAGCGCCTCTACCATCTCCTCGCTTGGCAGCCTGAGCACCAAG AAGTCCACCCGGGCGGTAAGCAAGGTGCATGCCTTCGGGAAGAGGGGCAATGCGCTCAGAAGGGACCCTAACCTCCCCGTGCACATCCGAGGCTGGCTTCATAAGCAG GACAGCTCCGGGCTCCGGCTCTGGAAACGCCGCTGGTTCGTCCTCTCTGGCCATTGCCTCTTCTATTACAAGG ACAGCCGCGAGGAGAGCGTCCTGGGAAGCGTCCTGCTCCCCAGCTACAGTATCAGGCCAGATGGTCCAGGAGCCCCCCGAGGGCGGCGCTTCACCTTCACC GCGGAGCACCCGGGCATGAGGACCTACGTTCTGGCGGCTGACACACTAGAAGACCTGAGGGGCTGGCTACGGGCACTGGGGCGGGCCTCCCGCGCGGAGGGGGACGATTG TGGGCAACCCAGGTCATCTGCACGTCCCCAGACTGGGGAGGGCCCTGGCGGCCCCGGTGGTCCCCCAGAGGtgagcagaggggaagaggggcGCGGCTCAGAATCACCGGAGGTGGCTCGTCTCTCCAGAGGTCGTGGCCGGCTgctcacccccagccccatggCTGACCTCCAATCTGGACCCCGAATTCGGAGGACAAGGAGCCCAGA CCTGTTCACACCCTTCTCTCGCCCTCCCCCCCCTCTGAGCCTCCCCCGGCCCCGTTCTGCTCCTGCACGCagaccccctccctcctctggagACACAGCACCTTCTGCCAGACCCCATACCCCCTTGAGTCGCATCGATGTCCGGCCTCCCCTGGATTGGGCCCCCCAGCGCCAGACACTCTCCAGGCCCCCCACTCCCCGACGAGGACCCTCCTCCgaggctgggggaggaagggacCCCAGGAGTCCCCAGCACTGGAGTCAGGAGGCCAGAACACCG TATTCCTCCCAGGCCCCCTCTGGTTCCTCCACATATCTCCAGCTCCCTCCAAGGCCTCCCGGGACCCAGGCTTCCATGGTTTTATTG cCGGGTCCCCCTCTAGACTCAACCTTCCACCAAAGCTTGGAGACAGAT ACTCTGTTGACCAAGTTGTGTGGGCAGGACCGGCTCCTGAGGAGGCTGCAGGAGGAGATAGATCAGAAGCAGGAGGAGAAG GAGCAGCTAGAAGCAGCCCTGGAATTGACTCGACAGCAGCTGGGCCAAACAACCAGGGAGGCTGCAGCTCCTGGGAGGGCTTGGGGGCGCCAGCGCCTCCTGCAGGACCGACTAGTCAGTGTGAGGGCCGCTCTTTGTCACCTGACCCAGGTGAACATCTGGGAAGGGGCATACCTCCAAGGAGACCCCAGGATTCTACAG GAGCGAGAGCGGGTTTGGGACACGTACAACAGCCTGGAACAGGAGCTGAGCACCTTGAGAGAGACCCTTGAGTACCTGCTGCACCTCGGGTCCCCCCAG gaCAGAGCATCTGCTCAACAACAGCTGTGGATGGTGGAAGACACACTGGCAGGTCTGGGGGGCCCCCAGAAACCACCCCACCACACTGACCCTGACTCCCCATCCCCTGCACTCCAAGGCAAGGAGTCCTCAGAGAGGGAG AACCTGCCTGAGTCCTTGGAACTGAGCCTACCCCGGTCCCCTGAGGCTGACTGGGGGCGGCCCCCAGGGGGCGACAGAGAGCTTGCCAGCCCTCGGTCAG GTCTTGGATCTCCAAGGGTCTCCCGGGCTTCCAGCCCTGAGGGTCGCCGCCCCCCTTCCCCACAGCCAGGAACCAAG GTCCCTCTGGCCCGGCCCCGGATGAGTGCTCAGGAGCAACTGGAGAGAATGCGCAGACACCAGGAGTACGGTCGGCCTCTCCCTCGCCCAGCCTCCCCCCGGCTCCTCACTCTGGGGAGGACACTGTCCCCAGCCGGACGCCAGCCTGACGCAGAACAAAAA CCTGTCTTGGGACACTCAGGAGCCCAGAAATGGCTTAGAAGCTCGGGGTCCTGGAGCAG TCCAAGGAACACCACCCCTTATTTGCCGACATCCGAAGGGCACCGGGAGCGAGTTCTCAGCCTCTCTCAAGCCCTGGCCACTGAGGCGTCGCAGTGGCACAGAATGATGACAG GTGGAAATTTGGAGTCTCGAGGAGaccctcttcccccagccccgccGCCTCCGTCAGAGCCCCCGCCCCAGGTGTCCTCCCCCCCAAGATCTCCTCCAGCTGCCAATTCCCGCTCCTTGGGGTTCTCCCGCAGAGGTAGTGGGCGCGGCGCAGGCCCCGCCTCCTGGGAGCCGACGTGGGATTCCGGGATCGCCCCTCCCGCCCTAACCCAAGACGAGGGGGCGTGGCCTCTTCGAGTCACTCTGCTGCAGTCTAGCTTCTGA
- the PLEKHA4 gene encoding pleckstrin homology domain-containing family A member 4 isoform X13 gives MGSWHPLMEEGRPRSSLSLASSASTISSLGSLSTKKSTRAVSKVHAFGKRGNALRRDPNLPVHIRGWLHKQDSSGLRLWKRRWFVLSGHCLFYYKDSREESVLGSVLLPSYSIRPDGPGAPRGRRFTFTAEHPGMRTYVLAADTLEDLRGWLRALGRASRAEGDDCGQPRSSARPQTGEGPGGPGGPPEVSRGEEGRGSESPEVARLSRGRGRLLTPSPMADLQSGPRIRRTRSPDLFTPFSRPPPPLSLPRPRSAPARRPPPSSGDTAPSARPHTPLSRIDVRPPLDWAPQRQTLSRPPTPRRGPSSEAGGGRDPRSPQHWSQEARTPYSSQAPSGSSTYLQLPPRPPGTQASMVLLPGPPLDSTFHQSLETDTLLTKLCGQDRLLRRLQEEIDQKQEEKEQLEAALELTRQQLGQTTREAAAPGRAWGRQRLLQDRLVSVRAALCHLTQVNIWEGAYLQGDPRILQERERVWDTYNSLEQELSTLRETLEYLLHLGSPQDRASAQQQLWMVEDTLAGLGGPQKPPHHTDPDSPSPALQGKESSERENLPESLELSLPRSPEADWGRPPGGDRELASPRSGLGSPRVSRASSPEGRRPPSPQPGTKVPLARPRMSAQEQLERMRRHQEYGRPLPRPASPRLLTLGRTLSPAGRQPDAEQKNRFPDFTPLYLC, from the exons ATGGGAAGCTGGCAT cCCTTGATGGAGGAAGGCAGACCTCGGAGCAGCCTCAGCCTGGCCAGCAGCGCCTCTACCATCTCCTCGCTTGGCAGCCTGAGCACCAAG AAGTCCACCCGGGCGGTAAGCAAGGTGCATGCCTTCGGGAAGAGGGGCAATGCGCTCAGAAGGGACCCTAACCTCCCCGTGCACATCCGAGGCTGGCTTCATAAGCAG GACAGCTCCGGGCTCCGGCTCTGGAAACGCCGCTGGTTCGTCCTCTCTGGCCATTGCCTCTTCTATTACAAGG ACAGCCGCGAGGAGAGCGTCCTGGGAAGCGTCCTGCTCCCCAGCTACAGTATCAGGCCAGATGGTCCAGGAGCCCCCCGAGGGCGGCGCTTCACCTTCACC GCGGAGCACCCGGGCATGAGGACCTACGTTCTGGCGGCTGACACACTAGAAGACCTGAGGGGCTGGCTACGGGCACTGGGGCGGGCCTCCCGCGCGGAGGGGGACGATTG TGGGCAACCCAGGTCATCTGCACGTCCCCAGACTGGGGAGGGCCCTGGCGGCCCCGGTGGTCCCCCAGAGGtgagcagaggggaagaggggcGCGGCTCAGAATCACCGGAGGTGGCTCGTCTCTCCAGAGGTCGTGGCCGGCTgctcacccccagccccatggCTGACCTCCAATCTGGACCCCGAATTCGGAGGACAAGGAGCCCAGA CCTGTTCACACCCTTCTCTCGCCCTCCCCCCCCTCTGAGCCTCCCCCGGCCCCGTTCTGCTCCTGCACGCagaccccctccctcctctggagACACAGCACCTTCTGCCAGACCCCATACCCCCTTGAGTCGCATCGATGTCCGGCCTCCCCTGGATTGGGCCCCCCAGCGCCAGACACTCTCCAGGCCCCCCACTCCCCGACGAGGACCCTCCTCCgaggctgggggaggaagggacCCCAGGAGTCCCCAGCACTGGAGTCAGGAGGCCAGAACACCG TATTCCTCCCAGGCCCCCTCTGGTTCCTCCACATATCTCCAGCTCCCTCCAAGGCCTCCCGGGACCCAGGCTTCCATGGTTTTATTG cCGGGTCCCCCTCTAGACTCAACCTTCCACCAAAGCTTGGAGACAGAT ACTCTGTTGACCAAGTTGTGTGGGCAGGACCGGCTCCTGAGGAGGCTGCAGGAGGAGATAGATCAGAAGCAGGAGGAGAAG GAGCAGCTAGAAGCAGCCCTGGAATTGACTCGACAGCAGCTGGGCCAAACAACCAGGGAGGCTGCAGCTCCTGGGAGGGCTTGGGGGCGCCAGCGCCTCCTGCAGGACCGACTAGTCAGTGTGAGGGCCGCTCTTTGTCACCTGACCCAGGTGAACATCTGGGAAGGGGCATACCTCCAAGGAGACCCCAGGATTCTACAG GAGCGAGAGCGGGTTTGGGACACGTACAACAGCCTGGAACAGGAGCTGAGCACCTTGAGAGAGACCCTTGAGTACCTGCTGCACCTCGGGTCCCCCCAG gaCAGAGCATCTGCTCAACAACAGCTGTGGATGGTGGAAGACACACTGGCAGGTCTGGGGGGCCCCCAGAAACCACCCCACCACACTGACCCTGACTCCCCATCCCCTGCACTCCAAGGCAAGGAGTCCTCAGAGAGGGAG AACCTGCCTGAGTCCTTGGAACTGAGCCTACCCCGGTCCCCTGAGGCTGACTGGGGGCGGCCCCCAGGGGGCGACAGAGAGCTTGCCAGCCCTCGGTCAG GTCTTGGATCTCCAAGGGTCTCCCGGGCTTCCAGCCCTGAGGGTCGCCGCCCCCCTTCCCCACAGCCAGGAACCAAG GTCCCTCTGGCCCGGCCCCGGATGAGTGCTCAGGAGCAACTGGAGAGAATGCGCAGACACCAGGAGTACGGTCGGCCTCTCCCTCGCCCAGCCTCCCCCCGGCTCCTCACTCTGGGGAGGACACTGTCCCCAGCCGGACGCCAGCCTGACGCAGAACAAAAA AACAGGTTTCCAGATTTTACCCCGCTGTACCTGTGTTGA